The Apium graveolens cultivar Ventura chromosome 10, ASM990537v1, whole genome shotgun sequence nucleotide sequence CTCCTGTATCCAATTATCTGCTAGATTCTTTCTTTGTATGCACGAGTGAGGGTCTCCTTCTAACTCAAATTCATAATATAAATCTAACTGATAATGATTGAGCAAGATAGGAAACATAACAACACCAAATATTGGAACTTAATAATAAAAGATTTGAAGGATCACCTGACTATCAGTTTATCTATCAAAAACTCAAGAAAATAAAGGATTAGTACAATCTTTAACGCATTATTTAGATTAGAGGCATCGATCAGTACAAAAGTATTTAGAGTGGAGGCATCGATCAGTTTAAAAGTCAAAGGCTCAAAAAGATCACACACACATATCGATTGGTGGATCGTAACATATATGCGAAAGAGTAGTATTATTTAGAGAAGAAGGATCTAATAGAGTGTGTGATACCTTGTAGCGAAGAAGAATGATTTGGGAAGATCAATATTGATCAGTGCTTGCTTTTCTTCCAACACTTCAGTTAATATCAATCATGTACTGATATGATTATGATGAAACTAGTAGTATATTATGACAAGACTTGTTGAACCGGTTAAGAACCCATCATCTTAGTTTGCACTGTCCGGGACGGGTTGTAGCCAGTCATGCAGGTTTACAATAAAGACACCAAAGTGTTATTTTTATAGTTGCACACGCCCCCATCCATCCCAAGTTTCTAACTAGTGACCTCAGTTAAGGAAGTCTAGAGCTCAATCAGTTCTTTATTTTTTGTAAATTTCGGAAAATACTCCTAGtttttgtaatatatatatatatatatatatatcactctttttttaaaaaaataggtAAATTTAAATATAACACAATAAGAAATATTTATGTAATTGAAAGATTTGTAGTTTATTATATTGTCTATGAGAATCATGATCCTAAATATCATAATGAGCTCTCTTTTAGAGCATAATTCAAAAGAGTATAATTTCCTGCTAAAATATAATCCCTCAGTCCCGACCAATTGTTATCATTTCCGAGAGTTTATTCAACacacattttaagatgaatataaagtatagttttataatttttttataatttttctttttcttaataaaaatcgagtgtttaaacttttattcagaaaaataaagttttaaaaaagttataaaactatattttctattgatcttaaaatacgtgtcgaaCACTCTATTGGAAATGATAATAATTgagagggacggagggagtaacatACTGAAGACAAATAGACATTGAGGCTAATACTGCTAGGCCAAGGAGCTATATAACATGTCTCAACCAGATTAATACTTCAAGAATATCATCACAGAACACAATTGTATTTTAGGACAAAGTCCAATGACTTGGTGCCAATCTCAATTTGAGCACCCACATGCCGCATAAGCTTGATGTGTGTTTTTACATACAGTATATATGTTATACAATGAAGTATTCCCTCAGTTACAAACTACTGGTTGAATATAAGCAACTAGCACAGTAATATCATCTATCTTTCCTCCAACATGGTTGCCACCGTTTTCCCTAGAAGCTCGAGAAAATGGAGTAACAGAGAATCTGTCAAAAGAATTGTATAGAGCATTCTCTGCAATTGTCCAAGCAAGATTTTCAGGATCCGAGCTCTGGCTTAGGCCTTTACTCACCAGTGCTGAGATTTCCTCCAAGTGCATATTGTCAAACATGCCATCTGTTCCTGCAACAATTACATCTCCTGCCTTCACTTTTAGTTTGATTTCAATAGCTGAACTTGGACGGTCAGTCGACATTCGTCCAAGTTGATAAGGATGGTTAAAACTATGCTGCTGCACTTGTGACTTGTAATATACATTCCCATTTCTGATCACCATGAACCCACTGTCACCCAAATTAGCAGCACACAATATCTACACAACACAAACAAATTTACATGTCAAATTACAACTTTAGTACTTTACAATATTTTCTAAAACTTTGCAAAAGCATTTTAAGACATTTAGTATACACACATTGCCATTCAGTGATAAAAGACAAGCAGTGGATGATCCAGGGAGATTGGTATTTGAGTAAGCTTGTGATAAGACTCTTTTTGGATCCACAGCTCCATTAGGCTCAGCATCAAGAGCAATTACTGATTTTATCATCAGCTCTCGCGCGTATTCTCCTGCATCCACGCCTCGCCTTGTCCAACCTCCAACTCCATCTGCTATGCCAATGGTCTGTTTTTGTCCACAGATGAAGTGAGCATCATCTCCTTCAGGATTTGATTCGTTGTCTTTAGGTATGTAAAATGATCCCAAAACCATATTTACTCTTTCTTCGGCAAAACTAGGCCTGAAAAAGTTATCAATCGACAATAAACCAATCAATTTTTCAGGCATATTATTTGTTTTTCTGCATTCATGCTGGCTTCTTCATATAGATATAAAACATATAACATGTATTATTCACATATTCTCAAGTTGAGCTCAGCAAATTATCACCGAGTTTTGACTTCAGAAGCATTAAAAACCTTACACTATCTAGTCTCTACGATTAGATCTGTCAATGGATCGGGTTTGGATCGGATTGGCCTAAATCCATATCCATATCCATTTATTTTTTCGGATTCGGATCGGATCGGCTCCGGATTTTTTATAGGCCGATCCATATCCGGATCCGTTCGGATcacggatttcggatcggatatccgctccatttatgtatatttttttaacttcaattattacaaaatctttttaaaattgacaatttcgaaaaatattaaaatacaagTAGAATATATCGAAGTCCAAAGATAAATTACGAACTAAAATTCGATTTTTGAAAAAAACATACTATTGGGTTGTACAGTATTTTAATTCTAACAATGAAAAAAATTGATGTTGCAAAATGAAAGTATTATATGAATTGAGAGTTGGGTTATGCGGCTCTAAACGGAAAAGAACTAGGGTTATAGAAATGAACTAGACTATGGAGATCGAACCAAACGAAATATAG carries:
- the LOC141688972 gene encoding putative protein phosphatase 2C 55, with amino-acid sequence MGTITVNNTFTAMKFMPSFAEERVNMVLGSFYIPKDNESNPEGDDAHFICGQKQTIGIADGVGGWTRRGVDAGEYARELMIKSVIALDAEPNGAVDPKRVLSQAYSNTNLPGSSTACLLSLNGNILCAANLGDSGFMVIRNGNVYYKSQVQQHSFNHPYQLGRMSTDRPSSAIEIKLKVKAGDVIVAGTDGMFDNMHLEEISALVSKGLSQSSDPENLAWTIAENALYNSFDRFSVTPFSRASRENGGNHVGGKIDDITVLVAYIQPVVCN